In the Drosophila teissieri strain GT53w chromosome 3R, Prin_Dtei_1.1, whole genome shotgun sequence genome, TTACCCGTGCAGCATGGAGTTCAAGACCTTTAGTTGCTTTGACAATTTTGTGAGGGGCAACAACGCAGGAGTTCCGGATCACACGCCCATGAACCATGCCCTCCAGCACTTAGAAAAGTAGGTGCACAGCTTACAATTCAAGAAAGCTCTTGTGAAAAGTATTGTTTATCCCCACAGACTGCTTCAGAATCTATCGCAGCGCCTGATCTCCATACCAGAGAACGAAATCCTAGATCAGGCCGCccaggcagcggcagctgcggcggcagtggctgctgctgctgcggccgcAGCTCTCACGCTATCCAACGCCACGGTCACCTCGGAGTCCAACTCACAATCGGCACCGGCCAACGACAGCAGCCAGGAGATGGACATTGACATACTGCAGGTGCAGGAGAATATCACAGTGGACGCGGATGGGGCAGTCATATTTCCGATAGTGGGCAATGAAGTGCCGGAGGCAGTGAACAATGTGTCCGGGAATAATGGCAACATTGGCGGTGGCGGCAACAATGACAGTGTGAACAACCACCAAGAGCAAGTGAACaaccagcagctgcaacagcagcagcagacgccGGCGGCCATAAAAATGACTTCTCCTACAACGGCGATAAATGCCACCAACAATGTGGAGCACTACAACAACGATTGTGGTACGAGGCAGGTTCCTGCTGCCACTACAACAACAGCCTCGGCCATGGGCACCTCCACATCCACGGCAACCAGCGACAGCAATCCGCTTTGGTGGCGGGAGAACCTCAATCTGGACAAATCCAAGCTGGTGCTGATTGGCTTTAGCAAGGGCTGCGTCGTGCTCAATCAAGTGAGTCGCGTTTGGTTCGTTAACTAGTTGACCCACTCGCCAATGCGCCAGCTCCCATCCTTTTCAGAAGTGTCGACAAAGCGGGAAGAGTATACATCTAAACGCTGAATCGGAGTCTGTGGGTTGTGGCCATAACCCCACTGACCTTACTTAtctgcattttcatttttatttttagttcatCTACGAGTTCCACTATCTTAAAACTCTTACGCCCGACGACAGCAGCATGTGCCGCCTTCTCTCCCGGATTTCAGACATGTACTGGCTGGATGGCGGCCACGGTGGCCAAAAGAACACATGGATAACATCCCGAAGTTTGCTGGAAACACTAACGCGGATGGGTAAGTGCAGAGAGCAAATGTCAAGTTAAGTCAACTAACGAGTGGGACTCATTAAGCAGGCATGAACATCCATGTCCACCTGACGCCCTATCAGGTGCAGGATGATCGTCGCCCCTGGATTAGAAAGGAGGAGAAGCTATTCACGGAGATGCTACGGAGGCTGAATGCGCCGATCACGCGGCACTTACACTACGATAATCAGCCGGCGAATCTGATGACCCACTTCGAGGTTCTTCAGGCCTTTTGCCAGCACGTCCATGCGctcaaccagcagcaacagcaaatccagcagcagcaaggagtCGGAATCAGTGAGCAGTCTTCGGCGGCGGTGACCGCCACCAACAATGGTAGCAACAATCTGTTGGAAGCCGGCGAGGAGGCAAAGTGacagctgcaactgcatccGCATCACCACAGGCGTCGCTTGCATGCGATGCGCAAGGGAACGGCCGCCCTCAAGCGTCAGCAGGTGGCGCAGCTGCGccatcaccaccagcagctgctggctgccgCTCCGGAGCTCGCCCTGGCCTCCTCTTCGCGCCTGGCTGCGGCCCTGATCTCGTCGGCGGTGGCCCTGAGCGCCTCGTCCGCGAGCCTTGTAAATAATCATCACCACAGCCAtatgcaacaacagcaaccgcagcagccgccacaGGCGCGCCATCATCACCATCCGGCAACATCTCACAggcatcaccaccaccaccactcaCATCACCACTcgcaccaccatcatcatcagtgTCGCTCGAAACGCAAACTGCAGAAATTGTATTATACGCTTTGCCGTTAGATCTGTAGCCTAACTATATCTATGTATACTTGTACGAGAGAACGTTTCTTAGAACCACCAGCAAAATCAGCACTTAGCTTAAGTCGAGTCACACTTACCACGTCCTATATTATATGTCCAGTGTTTCgtcccttctttttttgtatatgtatttatttattcccatttttttgtattttgtaacTGCTCATCTCATTTTCGTAATTCACCCCAAACTGAAAGCAAAATCTCATCAGTGCAATAATATACATAAtccgaatatatatatatatatgtgtatttatatatatatgctgaTTTTAAAGACCTCTCTTATTTTATACAAACACTCCAtgctatttatttgtaattgaaaaagATTTGTGATTTGCGCACATGATATAAACTTCGTAGAGCAACCACTGTAATCGTAGCGTGGTCTCAAGCAATTTTCGTTTTAAGTACCCCAATGAATTTATACATCATCCGCACAGACGCATAAATCTAACCAACCTAAATCACACACCCACAAGCCCTCTGATTAAGTATTACTTAGCGTACGTAAGCTTACTTTAAGTTGCAACTGGAAAgaaaaccacaacaaaaaatgtacttTACTTAGGTTGATCCCCGGTTTCCATCGCAAACTGGGGGCAAAGTATCAAATTTGTGAGACGAGAGTCGGCGGCGATAGCAATCTTCTCGTCCAGGCATAGACGTAGTTTTTTCTGATTGTGCTGGGCAAGTCAAAGAAGTACTCAATGCGAATAAAGCGAATTTCGCCAATTCAGATCCGAGAAATAATTGTAATGGCGCGCGTTCCTTAAACTAAATATATCGATATGGAGATCATTACCGCTTCCGCTTATCCACCAAGACAAGAAAGCCAGCAAACCGAGAGGATCCAGTGAAACTTACTGTGCATATAAGGGAATAATTACACACAAAATTTCGTACCTTGTAGAATTTGCAGTTCAAAATTGCTTTAGAGTTTGTCGGTGTACATTTTACGGattaaaatgcacaaaacatttttaggcAAGAACCCTATTATCTAAAATTACAGACGGTCATAGATGTAAATTGAAcattataaatgaaaatgctgcGAATTTGAAAGTAAAAAGGTGCAGAGAAAGtcgagcaaaaaacaaaaaagaattcCCTATGTAAATTCTACTGATTTTTGTGAGTCTggtaataaaatgaataagCATATATGGATAAAATTACTAATTTGAGCAACGGGGAATCTTCTTGTTTTCACATGTCCCCAAAGATTTCATTGCGAAGGATGCGCCCATCGGATTCTTTGAATGTGAAAACTGGAACTGGCCCCATTGTATTTCTTggaatttgtttcttttattcaatctacttattttaaaataaattacaattctATTGTACTCGTACAAAAAATATCGCTTGTGATGCGCCAGACAGCTTCATCCTTGAGATTGGTGTCCTGGGTGCACAGGTGGAGTTGGAAGAGGAATAGTAGTCTCGTCGGCCTGCAACTACGCACAATAGTTAGGGCACTTGGTCGCCGTGCTCCACTCGTCGCTGCCGTCGCAGCAGTCGCACACGTGGTCATTGATTCGGCTGCTGGCCACGTAGACATCCAGGCCCCGGCCCGTGATGTGACGCTTCTGGTAGCGGCAGTAGAACCGCCCCTTGGTGCAGGCATTCGTGCTGGGCTCATCGCTGCCGTCCTCCTCACAGTCGCAATAGTTGTCGTTCAGGTGATCGAACGGAATCTCCTTGGAGCCATCCAGACACCGGAACTTGCCCTCGAAGTTGGGCTTGTAGGCGTCGTAGTCGAAGAGCCTTGTGCCCCTAAAGGTATATGAACAGGATGAGAAATTTCCGGAATCCAACAATAATCCATATACACACCTGACAATCTTGATTGGATCCTCGTGGCCAGCCACAGCTGAGGTTTCTCCGCCTGCCGGAGTAACTGCATCCCCTCCTCCGCCATCGAAGTCGTCCACGTCGCGCTGCTTGCTGCCCAGAGACTGCATCATCTGCTGGTGCTTTCGCTTGATCTGCTGCAGATTCCAAGGAGCAGGCACTCCGGGCAGCTGGTTCAGCGAGAAGGCCTATCGTTATTGGTTACACATTAAACACTTTGCGCAGTCAAATCCTTGCCAGACTCTTACCTGATACGCGATGAAGGAAATCCCCACCAGGAATATTAGCAGCAGGAACATCTTTGACTTCTGCTTGTAGAAGGGCTTGAAGTATATATTTTCCCTCTTCACCCACGTCTTACGCATATTGTCCTTGTTTTTTCGCTTTGGCAAAgtaatgtataaaaaatatgttttgtttaCGAACTAGCATTGTTTTTGTACATGCCAGCGTTAGCCAACACTGTTGAGTTGGGGCCCAGGGTTGTCATCCATCCCTGGGAAGAGTAATGAATTAACAGAGCGAttgatttcaatattttgttaaagTGGATAAGAATTATCTTATTTAATATATCTGTAATGTGTTTAAAGTTTCGATCtgataatataattttattaaatgtaggGGTTGTAAATTTGCAGTTTAAAGgtacataaatttataaattttttcttttattaaatgcTGTAATAAATGCGACAAAACCAACAATCTTAAAATACTTTATAATCTTATAGACCCAGTGAACAATCGTTTATTGAATCATTgtataaataagtaaataaggAATAGATCTATCGTCTCCGGTGATAGGTAAAAGTACTCTCGCCCTCCGAGCACATAAGCATTTCATTCCCGGtagatttatttgttttggcaaGGGCATGTAAATGCAATGGACATTTGAGCATAGGTCTAGTAAAATCTGAGATTGGTTTATGAGGTGCGAggggaaataaataagttcAGATGGAAGAAGGAATGGTTTTGGCAGTCTCGGAGGGATTAGGCGGCCTTCAGGAAGGCCTCATGCTTGTAAACTTCAATCACGTTCTCGATGATTTCCCACTGGTTCTCTCTGGTGAAGTCCTTGACCAAGGGCTTGTACCACATAGCGGATTCGTCGGACTCGTCGGTGAGCGGTACCTGGATGCCGTAGGTCTGGAGCGCCAGTGAGAGGCATCCTATGGCCACATGGGTGGGCTTGTACTTCAGGATATTGGCGCTGTGGTGAAAGTCTTGCAGATAGGAGGCTGCTGCCTTGGCGATGGGCACCGAGTTCCACACCTCGGGGCCCACCCAGTCTTGCAGGGTCTTCATGTAGTGCAGTAAGTACTTGTGGGCCAGATCTATGTTGAGATCGAAGCCCAGGGTGCGCGTTATGAGTAGCTCGGCCTGGACAATGGCGTCCCTCATCGACCAGTACTCATCGTTCAGGTCCAATGGAGCATTGCCCCGGTTCAGGGTGCAATATGCCACGTTGATGACATCGCGTATCTTGACACTTTCGTCCTCCTTGATTTTGCCAGCCAAGTACAGCGAGGACGCGGCAATGAGCTGAGGATTCCAGAAGGTTGGTCTTATGAGATGGGTTCGATTTTGGGGCATGGTATACTCACGAACTCATCGTAGTCACTGGCCTTGACCTCCCGGAAGAAACGATGGAACACTATGGCCGCACAGGCTGCCGTCAGTggtttcattttcaacttGGCAGCGCACTCGAAGATGTACATCGGCACCACTCCGGGTTTGTTCAGTTTGCTGCGGCACAGATGGCATAGATATACATAGGTGGTATCTTCAGGTTGGATCATCCAACTTACCGATAGTCGATGGGCTTCATGGTCTGCGCCTTGTTCGACTCCACGTGCTGCTGCAACGACATTACATCCAAAACGTTTTTCATGCTGCTATTCCCAGGCCGAACTGAATGAAAGGATGGAGGTGGGTGGATGTAAACGATTTCGTTGGCAGccgaaaagcaaaataaaagcaattgGACTGGTTGGGAAATGAACGTGAACTGAGACCACCGAAAAGTCGAGAGGCCACAAACCGGTTTGATTGAACTGCAGCGCTGTAATGGGAGATATGATATCATATGCAGGGCGATCGGGGAAATCTAACGGGTCCGAAGGTATGTCAGCTGTTCGATTGGGATCCAACTTAAAGGGTGTCCGAGTTGTTTATCTCGAAACCCCAATTGTCTTTTCAAAAATAGTACCTACAACGAACAGGCCAAACAGCTGTTCAAAAACACAGTGTTGATAAGGGATATTACTTCGGTTTTAAGGGTTATAACAGGATAATCAACCCTTATAAATTATTGTCAATAAGCgctgcataaatttaaatctatatttgaACTTAAATACCTTCACGTGTCAGATTCGAAATAAAGTAATCGTTGCTCAGCACTGACTCTCCAGAGCCTCTCTCAAGCCAAattacactgagaaaaataaaattacttaAACATAAATTCTTATATATgtgttaatatttaatataaaaataatttagtaaaTTCCAACAACATGTTAGtgtaattataattatcacttcaaataaacacatttatatttttttgaacctttataatttataacttCAAGGGTAACgtcttaaataattaataaaatgcttTTTCAGTTAAATcctataaaaattatttaatttttgttttgtttaatttcctCTCAGTGTACCACATGCCGATAGTGCGATAATCGCACATCGATTCCACTCGATAAACACATCTCCATCGCCAGCTGTTCCGCCTACTCCCCCCGCGCACACCTACACCCATAATAGGTATATTATCATTGCGAAAACCAAGTGCAACAGCAGTCCACCAgccagcaaaagcagcaaatgcGTCGCCAGCAGTGGAAGATGGATCAATAGAGCGCGAGTCTGCAACCCCTGACCGCTAATTGGATTCCCTTGGGCGCCCTGCCAAGCAGGAAACGGAAATCGCCGACCAGCTCGGCTCAGAAAATCACTTGCGAGATACACaacaaaaaggcgaaaagtGAGCATGAAGGCTAGCAAGACACGGGCTGTCCGTCTCACCAGTTTGACGGAGGACGTGGCCGCCGTTCCAGAGGATGCACCATTCCGGGCACGTCTGCACGTCCTTTTCGCCCAGATCGAGCGGGAGTTTGAGCAGTTATATCTGGAGAACCAGGCCCGTGAGTATCATATATACTTCACAACTCCTTAAGGAGCCGTTCCTCGTGCATAATAAGAACATATTTCTGTGGGGCTTTACTATTTATTGTTAacatatgtatactttttTATTGTACGCATTtgattaaaacttattttctgTTGTAGTTCAGGAAAAGCTTGATatagccaccaccaccaaggaGTCATTGATTCCACCCGAGGCCAGATCCGCAGCAGGAGGTTCACTGAGCACTCAGGCCTCATCAACAGCTTTGGCCACGCCTGCCACCCAGGCAGACGAAGTGGCAGGCAGCTTCCTGGCTGCCGCAACCAGCACACACAAGAGCTTGAAGGCCAAACTAAGCAGCGCTACCGGCGGCAGCAAAGCTAAGGCCAGCAACAAGATCAAGGCCCAGACCAGCCGCATCGTTTCGAGCTTTAAGGCGCCCACGGTGGTCAGCACGGTGGTGCGAGAATTCGGCGGCCACAAGGATGGGATCTGGCAGGTTGCCGCCAAGGCGGGACAGCCCATTATTGGCACTGCCTCCGCTGATCACACGGCCTGCATCTGGGGCGTGGAGAGCGCCAGGTGTCTGTTGCAGTACCAAGGGCACGCCGGCTCCGTAAACTCTATCAAGTTCCATCAGCAGCGAGATCTCGTGCTCACCGGCAGTGGTGATGGGACTGCCCACATCTGGCAGGCGGCCGTCAACTGGGAAGTGCCGAAGTGAGTAACTTGGGAATACGTTTAAAATTCAGTTAATAATAGGTGTGTGTGTAATCAGGAAGGGTCATTCTTCAGAGGAGGAACTGGACGATAGTGATGAACAGGTGGAGGATCGCGATCGTGTGGATACCTTGCGCACTCCGCTCTGCGAGTTCACAGGCCCCGGAGGTCATCTTTCAGTGGTTGTAGCCGCCGATTGGCTCTCTTCAATGGATCAAATCATAACTGGCAGCTGGGATCGGACTGCTATCCTATGGGACGTGGAGACAGGCCAACCACTACAGCCACTCACTGGGCACGATCACGAACTCACCCACGTGTCGGCACATCCCACCCAACGCCTGGTGGTCACCGCTTCCAGGGACACAACGTTCCGTCTGTGGGACTTCCGAGAGGCAATTCCAGTGGTCTCCGTCTTCCAAGGGCACACGGAAACGGTTACATCCAGTGTGTTCGCTCGGGACGACAAGGTGGTGTCCGGGTCAGATGATCGCACAATTAAGGTCTGGGAGCTGCGCAACATGCGATCCGCCTTGGCCACCATCCGAACAGATTCCTCGGTCAATCGGTTGGCGGTCTCCACTGGAGGAATTATCGCCATACCGCATGACAATCGGCAGATCCGTCTGTTTGATTTGAACGGGCAGAGAATCGCCCGATTGCCACGAACCAGTCGGCAGGGCCACCGACGGATGGTGTCGTCTGTAGCGTGGGCGGAGGAACCGCTGCTCGACTGCGACCTCTTCTCCTGTGGCTTCGATCGCCGCGTTTTCGGCTGGTCCATCGTTCTACCGAAGGACAATTGAAGGCGGCTGAAGCGGAGAGCTGCGCCAAAGGAATGAGGAGGTGCAGCCCGCGAAATCCGAAACATCTCTCGAACAAAGCATCTCCAAAGCGATGCTTATACTTATATGTAACCGTTTATCATAGATCAAGTATTATGCAGACATTGTTCAGGATGTTCTACTATCTAGGTGTCGCCCACTGAGTGTAATTATCGTTGCTTTTTGCCAAATAGTCGTGGCATAGCGTGCTGCACGAACTACATTTTATCATTGTTATAGGCTATATGCGTTGGGATCGGGCTAATGGGACTGGAGTGCAGAGCTTCCGATGTCCAGCTCTGATTTTATCTGTGTTTTACTACCATTATACATATTATAGACGTCTAAGCCATTAACGCTTTAGTCAACATGAATAAACATAATCAAGCACCCGATTCATCGCTGGGTATATCCTAAAAGTGTGTTTAAATTGCAATCGGATTTCAATGaagcttgttttttttctcagAGTATATATTTCTTCGTTGcgttatatacatttatatactTATTATCTAGGGCAAAGCATTCGTAACGATTAATACATAGACATAGTCCTTCGCCTGTTTCGTGACTATTACTTTGGAATATAGTGGCATGGGCTCACAGGTGAGCAAACTTCAGCACCAGCAAGCCGACGAGTATGCCCACCTCCAGGATgatgatcaggatcaggatgaTCTTGTTGTAGAGCACCTCCCTGCTCAACTTCCGGATGATGATCCTCGACTTGGACAGATCCTGGTCGGCGTCCTCCAGGCGGCGGGTGGTGCGCAGCAGCGATTCCCTTTGCTCGCCCAGTTCACCCAGCACCTGTAGAAGGGTAAGCCAGCATTAGAAAGCCCGGTTAATGAATAGTTTTTGGGTAATTACTTCCGCCCCCATGTTCTCCGTTTCGATGGCAATCTGGTTGGATCGCTGGATACTGTCTGTCGTCCGCTGCAGTACGTCGTAGGTGCTGGCCGCGAGCTGCGCCTGCCTGCGCTCCTGGTCGCTGCCACTGGGCAGCTGGCTATAGCCGGCGTACGACATAATTTTGCTCAGGATTCGaaccaatttaaatgcttttcagTGGagatatcaaaacaaaacaaaggcagAGTGTGGCCGTGGTGAGCCATGCAGTGAAAACACCTAAGTGCCGTATAGCAAGTTACTAACGCGTTTTGCGTGAAGCCACCTGTTGGTACTTTTTGCACTTTACAGCACTGATAGCAGTTggaatttgaaatgcaaattaccATATTTGCTTAATATTATGTTTTCTAATTCTAGGAAGTATTagttcatttggttttttagGGTGGCTTTCTCCCCATCTGGAAGTACAGGAAGTACTCTAAAAATATCTATAATAACGGTATTTGAACGAGCTGATGGATATGCCAAATGGGATTTCTAAAAGGCGATCAGATAAATGGACATATTTCTGGTCGACAGGAGGAAGTAGGTCCGTTGGTCAGAAATAGAAGCCCATTGTAGGCAAAGATTGATCGAATACTCACCCATTTTCAGTTGCTAGGGCCTTCAGGTGGGTCGATTTATAGTGGCtgacaaaaccaaaacaaataactaTCAATATCAACTCGACTTATCTAGAACAGGGAATTACTCGGTTGAAGcgttattaatttaaattgataatGGAGGCGGtagcggtggcggtggcggtggtggtgcctACGCAATGCGgacatttgtacatatgtagaaCTCGAGGATTTTGACTTTAGTACGGGTATTTTtcgatttctgatttctgatttgtgATAACGACCCCCGATCATACATAGTTGGCATGCCCGCGCCGAGAGAGTCGCATGGATTCACAGGGTGTGAGTGCTGAGTAATAGAGAGTGCGAGATATTGGTATTGGAGGCGATCGCGAGATTTTCGTTCCGAAGTCGCGGCGAGTGCCAAATTTAAACGCAGTCGATCGCTGGCGGTGAGCAGACGTGTGCTCCGCTCGATTCAGGTTCAGattcaaataaagatactCTCGCTCGGCAACAAACAAGTTCTAAATTTATCGTTTGCACTCGCGGGGAATCGAATCTGGTGTGTCTTTGACATAAAAAGCGTTTTCGGAGCTGAGAAGGTAAGCAAAAAACTCGAAACTTGAAGGTAATCAAGAAACTGGACAAATTCACGGGGATCAAGGCGTAAAAGCTGTGCCAAGGGCTATCTCCTATTATGCGATATACCCTGGAAACTAGCAATCCTAAGCGATCGAAAGCACGTGCTTTGGCAGCAGGGAGTATCCGCAATTGAGCCCAATTTGAATGCACTTTGGCTCGTGATACTGGCTGCTGACAGCCACTAGTCGGAAAAGTGGGCTTACTGGGGGCTGCGGGGCCCACCTGTCATGGGACCCATTGTGCAAACACCTGCCAGAAGTCGCAGCTAGAGTCAGAGCGGCAGATACGCGTAGCGCTATCTCTTTCGTAAGCCCCGAGTATCTGTGAGATACTCTGAGGTACGGGAACGCGTACGCACCTACCACTTTCGCAGTGTATGTGCTAGTCGCACCCCTGTCATGTGAATATGATACTCTCCAGAGTATCTGTGAGTCGCGCTCTCTTTGCAAGTCGCGAGTTTTCGAGTTTTATGCAATCATCATATGGGGGCCATCATGTGATCTTAGGGGTCTCGGTTTTCAGAAGCCTTGCTAGAAAGATCTTCAGCTGGAACGGAAACCCTAAAAGCTGAGCTCGAGTAGCTGCAAATAGCGCACAATAAATACCAGTCGATTATGATTTATGGATCGCTCTATAAATTGTCCATGGCACTTCCCATCGATCAATCAGTATTTTGCTGATTAGCCACAGTCGCAGACCCAGTTTATGAATGGAAAATCTGATCGATTCTAGAAATCTAGCAGTTTCACATCTCAAGTATAGTATTTGCCGCCTTGCACAAGTGTTGTTGGTCGATCGTCCGGCTAATAACCTATATAAAGCCAAAGCCTGGCCACTCGAGTCACCGATCTCCAGTTACGTAACTCTATAAGTTCATATGTATCTTATCGGGAGTGGTCGGCAAACACTGCACTTCAAGAGGAATAAAGCTGACTTTAATGGCAAACTTTACTGTGCTCCTATGACACTAATTTACAGATATTATTATAGTTATAGAGTTTatagatattattattatctcaGGATATTGCGTAAAGTGGCTATTTAAAGGGAGCGTATACTAAAGCATTTATTAGGTGGCTTCTGTTAAACAGCgctataatatttttagttccTTTAATAGTTCGATAATAAGTGCCGTGCCATATAGGCATAATCATCTTTGTGACGCTATGAAAATGTATGAGTTCTAGGTTCTTTCTTCGCATAGAAGCAGTTGaagaaaattaattgaattgacAATTGGCGTTAATAAAAGATGAGTGTGgactgtttttgtttctcgaTCGCCTTCATGGTGGATTCACATTGAATTGGTTCGGTTATTCGTGCCAGCGAGTTCTTAATTACCCGCAGTGGAAAAAAAGCTGTTGTCATAAAACCGAGCGCCGAGGCACCATAAAAACTAGAAGTTATATTCGTATTCGAATTAACAACAAATAGCGAACGGGAGAGCCAAAGCGCAGAGCGATAAAGAgagaagcaaacaaaacagagcgcaAATTCAACGAAACTTCGAAGTGTAGCGATATTAGCCTAACATGGGCGTAAGCCCGCTCCCAACAGCAAAAGGGGGGTTGTCAATGTCAACCGCTCGTTTGCTCTCTCGGCGCGCTCCCCGCtccccacgcccactccgcaCCTCCCTATCCGCTCACCCACGAATAAATGTGATTAAGGCTCACCCACAACTCGCGTGTGACAGCCAAggagcagcgacaacaactgAAACAACCACATTGCATCTGAAGTACAGTGCAGCCTCTTAAATCGCTTCCTTTAGACAGTTAGTAAAGATTATTAATAATGAAGTGCAATATGTTTGTGTATTGGTAGTGATACAACTAAGCAGTAGACTATTATTGTTCTTTTTGGAATTGATAAAGTATTTAGGCTAAACATTTCCTCTCACATAATAGACTACAACTTTAGCCGAAAAAAGcaactaattgaattaaaaactTCTGCACATTTAGTAACAAACAAAGTTTACCTGTACATCGTAGTaggcacacccacacacgaGCACACAGGGCTAGAGTCCACTCACGAAAGTGACCAGCAAAGCGAAGAGGAGGAGAGAAGAAAGCGGGAGAGGAAATAGAAGAAGAGAGCGAACGGCATTTAGTTGTTGTTTTGAAGTCGAACTGGTTTACAGTTAGCAGTTAGCAGTTGCCTCTCAGCTGGCTCAGTGTTTTTTTCGTCTTCGAGCTGTGCGTGTGAACTGTGATATTGCGATATTGGGCTATCGCAATTGGAAACTGGACTTGCGGTCGAATTTATTATAAACGAAAGTGCGCTCGTTGAATCATTAAACAGCATTTGAGCAGGCGAGTTACAATTGAATTACCGGTTTTTGAAGCC is a window encoding:
- the LOC122622497 gene encoding vesicle transport through interaction with t-SNAREs homolog 1A, producing MSYAGYSQLPSGSDQERRQAQLAASTYDVLQRTTDSIQRSNQIAIETENMGAEVLGELGEQRESLLRTTRRLEDADQDLSKSRIIIRKLSREVLYNKIILILIIILEVGILVGLLVLKFAHL